Proteins encoded within one genomic window of Ranitomeya variabilis isolate aRanVar5 chromosome 4, aRanVar5.hap1, whole genome shotgun sequence:
- the LOC143768063 gene encoding uncharacterized protein LOC143768063, whose product MDVDRDQMAERILHLTLEILFRLTGEDYTVMKKTSSELCQDPVSEGWGRPLSPITGPPPHPLIHEDINDQKILELAYKMVELLTGEVPIRCQDVSVYFSMEEWEYLERHRDLYKDVMMEVPQPLTSPDLSSKRTTPERCPRPLLLQDCKPEDPNVPQDHQGEDLTHINTTETYVWGDEWCKEEIPTYDYPDDCTRRPEEQLTSSIFKSDDLKIPQDTIKVNAITPDTPTSLHSDDLSFDPFKQVLSSDSLQTTKENQSHKISIQKLTGHKAKNSFSGVEYGKSFPFEKSFVKHQNIHTVENNYSCSECGKCFIKKSHLVSHQRTHTGEKPFSCSVCGKCFNLKSILDRHQKIHTGEKTFSCSECGKCFLVKSDLLKHHRIHTGEKPFSCSECGKCFTEKSSLLKHQRIHTGEKPFLCSECGNCFKTTTHLITHQRTHTGEKPFSCSVCGKCFNQKSILDRHQKIHTGKKPFSCLECGKCFTAKSDLHRHQKIHTGEKPFSCSECGKCFTEKSDLRKHHRIHTGEKPFSCSECGKCFTEKSSLLKHQRTHTGEKPFSCSECGKCFMAKSDLLKHQKIHTGEKPFSCSECGKCFPYKSRLLKHQKTHIGKKSFSCSECGKCFVKKSFLLGHQSTHTGEKTFSVDNVGNIL is encoded by the exons ATGGATGTGGACAGGGaccagatggcggagaggatattacacctcaccctagagatcctcttccggcttactggagag gattacacagtgatgaagaagacctctagtgagctctgtcaggaccctgtgtctgagggatggggaagacccctgagcccaatcacagggcctccacctcacccgctgatacatgaggacatcaatgaccagaagatcctagaactcgcctacaagatggttgagctgctgactggagag gttcctataaggtgtcaggatgtctccgtctatttctccatggaggagtgggagtatttagaaagaCACAGAgacctgtacaaggacgtcatgatggaggttccccagcccctcacatcaccag atctatccagtaagaggacaacaccagagagatgtccccgtcctcttcttctacaggactgtaaaccggaagatcccaatgttcctcaggatcatcag ggtgaagatctgacccatattaatactacagagacatatgtttggggtgatgagtggtgtaaagaggagattcctacatatgactacccag atgactgtaccaggagaccagaggaacagctgacatcttcaatttttaaatcagatgatctaaAGATTCCACAGGATACAATTAAAgtaaatgccattactccagatacacCAACATCCCTTCACAGTGATGATCTCTCATTTGATCCTttcaaacaggtcctgtcttctgattcattacagactactaaggaaaatcaaagtcacaaaataagcattcaaAAACTAACTGGTCATAAAGCAAAAAATTCATTTTCAGGTGTAGAATACGGAAAGAGTTTTCCTTTCGAAAAATCTTTTGTTAAACATCAAAACATTCACACAGTAGAGAATAACTATTCTTGTtccgagtgtgggaaatgttttatcaagAAATCACATCTGGTttctcaccagagaactcacacaggggagaagccattttcatgttcagtatgtgggaaatgttttaaccttaaATCGATTCTTGATAGACaccaaaaaattcacacaggggagaagaccttttcatgttcagaatgtggaaaatgttttctgGTGAAATCAGATCTTCTCAAACATcatagaatccacacaggggagaagccgttttcatgttcagaatgtgggaaatgttttacagagaaatcaagtcttctcaaacatcagagaattcacacaggggagaagccatttttatgttcagaatgtgggaattgttttaaAACTACAACACATCTTATCACACATcagcgaactcacacaggggagaagccattttcatgttcagtatgtgggaaatgttttaaccaaaaatcgaTTCTTGATAGACaccaaaaaattcacacagggaagaagccattttcatgtttagaatgtgggaagtgttttacagCGAAATCAGATCTTCacagacatcagaaaattcacacaggggagaagccattttcatgttcagaatgtgggaaatgttttacagagaaatcagatCTTCGCAAACatcatagaattcacacaggggagaagccattttcatgttcagaatgtgggaaatgttttacagagaaatcaagtcttcTCAAACATCAGCgaacgcacacaggggagaagccattttcatgttcagaatgtggaaaatgttttatggcAAAATCAGATCTTCtcaaacatcagaaaattcacacaggtgagaagcctttttcatgttcagaatgtggaaaatgttttccaTATAAATCGCGTCTTCTCAAACATCAGAAAACTCACATAGGGAagaagtctttttcatgttcagaatgtgggaaatgttttgtgaagaaatcattTCTTCTTGGTCACCAAagcacccacacaggggagaagacttTTTCTGTTgacaatgtgggaaatattttgtgA